One segment of Setaria viridis chromosome 4, Setaria_viridis_v4.0, whole genome shotgun sequence DNA contains the following:
- the LOC140222419 gene encoding secreted RxLR effector protein 161-like — MADAKPIKTPMPLNGHLDLNEEGKPVDQKVYRSMIGSLLYICASTPDIMLSVCMCARFQANPKECHLMAIKRILRYLVYTPNLGLWYPKGSTFDLLGYSDSNYAGCKVDRKSTTGTCQFLCGSLVSWSSKKQNSVALSTAKAEYVAASACCAQLLWMK; from the coding sequence atggccgatgctAAACCTATCAAGACACCCATGCCATTGAATGGGCATCTTGATCTCAATGAAGAAGGAAAGCCGGttgatcaaaaggtatatcgcTCCATGATTGGCTCTTTACTTTACATTTGTGCATCTACGCCGGATattatgcttagtgtgtgcatgtgtgcaagattTCAAGCCAATCCTAAGGAATGTCATTTGATGGCCATTAAGAGAATTTTGAGATATTTAGTATACACTCCTAACCTTGGCTTATGGTATCCCAAGGGCTCCACTTTTGATTTACTTGGCTACTCTGATTCAAATTATGCTGGTTGCAAAGTAGATCGAAAGAGCACAACAGGGACTTGCCAATTCCTTTGTGgatccttggtgtcttggagctCTAAGAAGCAAAATTCGGTTGCTTTATCCACCGCCAAAGCCGAATATGTGGCAGCTAGTGCTTGTTGTGCTCAACTCTTATGGATGAAGTAA